From the genome of Triticum aestivum cultivar Chinese Spring chromosome 3B, IWGSC CS RefSeq v2.1, whole genome shotgun sequence, one region includes:
- the LOC123065981 gene encoding uncharacterized protein — MDSGTGMGSGTGEAAWRSRAVCGTEYSWCRAAPGGTGTTLIALRLSRGGTAAEAAVRALQSAHPVLRAHLLGPASNPTLAFPSPAPQLRLAPQPCALDFHSLLEREINRNPWAAAAPGPDGAPVLFAALYELPPPADGAALFVLVHTAVCDRAASEALLRELLALLGGAGVGGPEVKEEAAAVEAGLEKRIPKKDARKPLWARGVDMVGYSIDGLRASTLPFEETGTARSTQMVRLRFGREDTTRLLAACKENGVRLCSAMAAATMLAARQSKKLFNSGQQETYSVATLINCREFLEPPLNDHNVGFFYSAVTNTHKVNREGGLWALARRCHDAHSNAKNNKKHLADIRDLNFLMCRAIENPQLTTASALRTALVSVFEVPSTLDVSDLQSMAGVEDYVCCATVHGIGPSIGLFDSIRDGKLDCACLYPSPLHSRKQIEGVLDKVKMILQEGSNPSDDKNENCT, encoded by the exons atggatTCCGGTACCGGCATGGGCTCCGGAACCGGCGAAGCAGCGTGGCGCTCGCGCGCGGTGTGCGGCACGGAGTACAGCTGGTGCCGCGCCGCGCCGGGCGGAACCGGCACCACGCTCATCGCGCTCCGACTCTCGCGCGGCGGCACGGCGGCCGAAGCCGCGGTCCGCGCCCTCCAGAGCGCCCACCCCGTCCTCCGAGCCCACCTCCTCGGCCCCGCCTCCAACCCCACCCTCGCCTTCCCCTCCCCCGCACCGCAGCTACGCCTCGCGCCCCAGCCATGTGCGCTCGACTTCCACTCCCTCCTCGAGCGCGAGATCAACCGCAACCCGTGGGCGGCCGCCGCGCCCGGGCCTGACGGTGCCCCGGTGCTCTTCGCCGCGCTCTACGAGCTCCCGCCGCCCGCGGACGGGGCGGCGCTGTTCGTCCTGGTCCACACGGCCGTGTGCGACCGCGCGGCGTCCGAGGCGCTGCTGAGGGAGCTCCTCGCGCTGCTGGGCGGCGCGGGTGTTGGCGGCCCGGAGgtgaaggaggaggcggcggcggtggaggcggggtTGGAGAAGAGGATACCGAAGAAGGACGCGCGAAAGCCGTTGTGGGCGCGTGGGGTGGACATGGTGGGCTACTCCATCGACGGGCTCCGCGCGTCCACGCTGCCGTTCGAGGAGACCGGCACGGCCAGGTCGACGCAGATGGTGCGCCTCCGGTTCGGCCGTGAGGACACGACGCGGCTGCTCGCT GCGTGCAAGGAGAACGGAGTGAGGCTTTGCTCAGCCATGGCTGCGGCGACGATGCTAGCTGCACGGCAATCGAAGAAGCTGTTCAACAGCGGCCAGCAAGAGACGTACTCCGTTGCAACCCTCATCAACTGCCGCGAGTTTCTTGAGCCACCTTTGAACGATCACAACGTTG GGTTCTTCTACTCTGCTGTCACCAACACCCACAAGGTAAATAGAGAGGGAGGGCTGTGGGCGCTGGCCAGGAGGTGCCATGATGCCCACagcaacgccaagaacaacaagaaGCACCTCGCCGACATCCGCGACCTCAACTTCCTCATGTGCCGGGCCATCGAGAACCCGCAGCTGACCACGGCCTCCGCGCTCCGGACAGCGCTCGTCTCCGTGTTCGAGGTGCCGTCGACCTTGGACGTGTCTGATCTGCAGAGCATGGCTGGTGTGGAGGACTATGTCTGCTGCGCCACCGTGCATGGCATCGGCCCGTCGATCGGCCTGTTCGACTCTATCAGGGATGGCAAGTTGGATTGTGCGTGCCTGTACCCTTCTCCTCTGCATTCCAGGAAGCAGATAGAGGGGGTGCTTGACAAGGTAAAGATGATTTTACAGGAAGGGAGCAACCCAAGTGATGACAAGAATGAAAACTGCACGTAG